Proteins encoded within one genomic window of Actinoplanes octamycinicus:
- the larC gene encoding nickel pincer cofactor biosynthesis protein LarC, which translates to MPDPLNPGPAQPAHTSHPAGTPGPGPTPDEHHPARPEPTTSHHLGGPEPAPNHHPAGPEQARNHHPVTSPEPAPSHRSAGDGLAQGAPRYAELDLERTARRGYPEAVYCAGKTAAQVAGIAAAVRGRPDVITLFTRAQPEHAAAVLAELPDAFHDADAGLLAWPPTPPPPSGGLVVVAAAGTSDLSAAREAELTARYLGRPTELVVDVGVAGLHRILGRLDLLRRARVVVVAAGMDGALPSVVAGLIPAPVIALPTSVGYGAALGGLAPLLTMLNACAPGVAVVNIDNGYGAGHLAAQIAADITHQPWASAQHPASTTPPETPQVSPAEAVRPSRTHTPHPDSSTPAPSRRSPHATDLAAQATPDHGAAAAPAMTGLATTSRLPVGSSDNTPSPSTAPAALDNQPPHRTAAAIPDHSRQQGISAFRREGLPGGRHAWIDASAGVAGDMLLGALLDAGADLAVVQAAVDAVVPGSVRIGFGEVTRAGLRAGRAQVDVLVAEPPHRTWTGIRALLAAAELPGPVRDRAVAVFARLAEAEGRVHGIDPGDVRFHEVGALDSIADVVGVCAALHDLGVTSVSAGRVAVGSGHVRGAHGRLPVPVPAAAELARGWPIEAGGPGELATPTGLALLRVLAPACEDLPPMILGTTGVGAGGRDRPDRANVVRVLLGTPAPDRSAPTDRSTATDRSAPTDRPARIDSFATIDRSAPIDRSPSTHRSALSHRAAATTSARSDTDRGDGTEAAVLLEANVDDLDPRLWPGVLAGLLALGAADAWLVPILMKKGRPAHTLCVLAAPERTAALRDYMFEHTSTLGVRESARLKTPLDRRFVPVRLADGQVNVKVGFRDGVILQVMPEFDDVATLARRTGRPERAVLQEAMTAAAAAGLVAGRPVPRSRAEPA; encoded by the coding sequence GTGCCTGATCCGCTCAACCCCGGCCCCGCCCAGCCCGCCCACACCAGCCACCCGGCCGGAACACCCGGCCCGGGACCGACACCGGACGAGCACCACCCCGCTCGCCCGGAGCCGACAACCAGCCACCACCTCGGCGGCCCGGAGCCAGCGCCCAACCACCATCCCGCCGGCCCGGAACAAGCGCGCAACCACCACCCCGTCACTAGCCCGGAGCCAGCGCCCAGCCACCGCTCCGCTGGTGACGGGCTGGCGCAGGGAGCGCCCCGCTATGCCGAACTGGATCTGGAACGGACGGCGCGGCGTGGGTATCCGGAGGCGGTCTACTGCGCCGGCAAGACGGCCGCGCAGGTGGCCGGCATCGCGGCGGCCGTGCGCGGACGACCGGATGTGATCACCCTGTTCACCCGGGCCCAGCCGGAGCACGCGGCGGCGGTGCTCGCCGAACTGCCGGACGCCTTCCACGACGCCGACGCAGGGCTGCTCGCCTGGCCGCCCACTCCCCCACCACCGTCCGGCGGGCTGGTCGTGGTGGCCGCCGCCGGAACCTCCGATCTGAGCGCCGCCCGCGAAGCCGAACTGACCGCGCGTTACCTCGGGCGACCGACCGAGCTGGTGGTCGACGTCGGCGTTGCCGGGCTGCACCGGATCCTCGGCCGTCTCGACCTGCTGCGCCGCGCCCGGGTCGTGGTGGTCGCCGCCGGAATGGACGGCGCGCTGCCCAGCGTCGTGGCCGGGCTGATCCCGGCGCCGGTGATCGCGCTGCCCACGTCGGTCGGTTACGGCGCGGCCCTCGGCGGTCTGGCGCCACTGCTGACCATGCTGAACGCCTGCGCCCCGGGCGTCGCCGTGGTCAACATCGACAACGGCTACGGCGCCGGTCACCTGGCCGCCCAGATCGCCGCCGACATCACCCACCAGCCATGGGCTTCCGCGCAGCATCCCGCCAGCACCACACCGCCGGAAACGCCCCAGGTCTCGCCCGCCGAGGCCGTCCGCCCCTCACGGACTCACACCCCACACCCCGATTCGTCCACTCCCGCCCCATCCCGCCGATCTCCCCATGCCACCGACCTCGCCGCGCAAGCCACCCCCGACCACGGCGCGGCAGCCGCCCCAGCCATGACCGGCCTCGCCACAACCAGCCGCCTTCCGGTGGGCTCCTCCGACAACACGCCTTCCCCGTCCACCGCACCCGCCGCCCTCGACAACCAACCTCCACACCGCACGGCCGCCGCGATCCCCGATCACTCGCGTCAGCAGGGCATCTCGGCGTTTCGGAGAGAGGGGTTGCCGGGCGGGCGGCATGCCTGGATCGACGCGTCGGCCGGGGTCGCCGGAGACATGCTGCTCGGAGCCCTGCTCGACGCCGGCGCGGACCTTGCCGTGGTCCAGGCCGCTGTTGACGCGGTGGTGCCCGGTTCGGTGCGGATCGGCTTCGGGGAGGTGACCCGGGCCGGGTTGCGAGCCGGCCGGGCCCAGGTCGACGTGCTGGTGGCGGAGCCGCCGCACCGGACCTGGACCGGGATCCGGGCACTGCTGGCTGCGGCTGAGCTTCCCGGGCCGGTCCGGGACCGGGCCGTCGCGGTCTTCGCACGGCTCGCTGAGGCGGAAGGCCGGGTGCACGGCATCGATCCCGGAGACGTGCGCTTCCACGAGGTCGGCGCGCTCGACTCGATCGCCGACGTGGTGGGGGTCTGCGCCGCCCTGCACGACCTGGGGGTCACGTCGGTCTCCGCCGGCCGGGTGGCCGTGGGCTCGGGCCACGTCCGGGGCGCCCACGGCCGGTTGCCGGTCCCGGTCCCGGCCGCCGCCGAACTCGCCCGCGGCTGGCCAATCGAGGCGGGCGGCCCCGGTGAGCTGGCCACCCCCACCGGCCTGGCCCTCCTGCGAGTCCTGGCCCCGGCCTGCGAAGACCTGCCACCGATGATTCTCGGCACCACCGGGGTCGGCGCCGGCGGCCGAGACCGCCCGGACCGCGCCAACGTCGTCCGCGTCCTGCTGGGAACGCCCGCTCCCGACCGGTCCGCCCCCACCGACCGGTCCACCGCTACCGACAGGTCCGCCCCAACCGACAGGCCCGCCCGAATCGACAGTTTCGCCACTATCGACCGGTCCGCCCCTATCGACCGGTCGCCCTCCACCCACCGGTCCGCTCTCAGCCATCGGGCCGCCGCGACGACCTCGGCCCGCTCGGACACGGACCGCGGTGACGGCACGGAGGCGGCGGTGCTTCTGGAGGCCAACGTCGACGACCTGGATCCGCGGCTGTGGCCGGGCGTGCTGGCCGGGCTCCTGGCGCTGGGCGCCGCCGACGCCTGGCTGGTGCCGATCCTGATGAAGAAGGGCCGGCCCGCGCACACCCTCTGCGTGCTGGCCGCCCCGGAGCGGACGGCCGCGCTCCGCGACTACATGTTCGAGCACACCTCGACGCTCGGGGTCCGCGAGTCCGCGCGGCTCAAGACCCCGCTCGATCGCCGCTTCGTGCCGGTCCGCCTCGCCGACGGCCAGGTCAACGTGAAGGTCGGCTTCCGCGACGGCGTGATCCTGCAGGTCATGCCGGAGTTCGACGATGTCGCGACGCTGGCCCGTCGAACCGGCCGCCCGGAGCGGGCAGTGCTGCAGGAGGCCATGACCGCAGCCGCGGCCGCCGGCCTGGTTGCCGGCCGGCCAGTGCCCCGAAGCCGAGCCGAGCCGGCCTGA